A portion of the Sphingorhabdus pulchriflava genome contains these proteins:
- the rnc gene encoding ribonuclease III, producing the protein MTLSDVSKWLEEVIGAAPTDPKLFEQALTHGSTGEAHYQRLEFLGDRVLGLVAASMLFQRFPEEPEGRLSHRLNALVSGATCAEVAREIGLQAHMRLGKQARDDGAKESDYVLGDMVEALIGAIYLDLGLDRARSFIERYWRPLLESAKAAPKHPKSALQEWSAAHNRKVPVYEVTSKEGPPHAMRFEVTVTVKGFEPVSATANSKQAAETAAAKAFLEKNT; encoded by the coding sequence CTGACTTTGTCCGATGTTTCAAAATGGCTTGAAGAGGTTATCGGCGCAGCGCCGACCGACCCGAAACTGTTCGAACAAGCCCTGACGCATGGTAGCACCGGCGAAGCGCATTACCAGCGACTTGAATTTCTGGGCGACCGCGTTCTCGGATTGGTGGCGGCTTCGATGCTGTTCCAACGCTTCCCCGAAGAACCGGAAGGGCGGCTTTCGCATCGGCTGAATGCGCTGGTGTCAGGAGCCACCTGCGCCGAAGTTGCGCGCGAAATCGGCTTGCAGGCGCATATGCGGCTTGGCAAGCAAGCGCGCGACGATGGCGCCAAGGAAAGCGACTATGTTCTGGGCGACATGGTCGAGGCGCTGATTGGGGCTATCTATCTCGACCTGGGTCTTGATCGGGCACGCAGCTTTATCGAACGCTATTGGCGGCCGCTGCTTGAATCCGCAAAAGCCGCCCCGAAGCATCCCAAATCTGCGCTGCAGGAATGGAGTGCGGCCCATAACCGTAAAGTACCGGTTTATGAGGTGACTTCGAAGGAAGGTCCTCCGCACGCAATGCGTTTCGAAGTGACCGTGACGGTAAAAGGCTTCGAACCAGTTTCGGCAACCGCAAACAGCAAACAGGCGGCCGAAACTGCGGCCGCAAAGGCATTTCTGGAGAAAAACACATGA
- the era gene encoding GTPase Era, with protein MTKRCGHVAVIGAPNAGKSTLVNALVGQKVAIVSPKAQTTRTRLMGIAIEGDAQIILVDTPGIFAPNRRLDRAMVAAAWEGASDADLILAVVDGRAGAGPKVEKIIEGLVNRPERKWLILNKVDIAAKEKLLALTEKLLKLCAFEQIYYISAATADGLAELKAAIGAAMPESDWHFPEDQVSDASERMAAAEITREQLYLQLHDELPYASTVETEKYSERPDGSVEIYQQIFVERESQRAIVLGKGGSRIKAIGAAARKEISDLMGVPVHLYLHIKVKAGWDEDRSVYRDMGLDWVE; from the coding sequence ATGACGAAGCGCTGCGGCCATGTCGCCGTCATCGGCGCGCCCAATGCGGGTAAATCGACTTTGGTCAACGCATTGGTCGGCCAGAAGGTGGCCATTGTCAGTCCCAAGGCTCAGACCACGCGTACGCGCCTTATGGGTATTGCTATCGAGGGGGATGCGCAGATCATCCTGGTCGACACCCCTGGAATTTTCGCACCCAACCGTCGGCTCGACCGTGCAATGGTTGCCGCTGCGTGGGAAGGCGCATCCGATGCTGACTTGATTTTGGCTGTTGTCGATGGACGGGCTGGTGCAGGCCCCAAGGTCGAGAAGATCATCGAGGGACTGGTCAACCGGCCAGAACGCAAATGGCTTATCCTCAACAAGGTCGACATTGCAGCCAAGGAAAAGCTGTTGGCATTGACCGAAAAACTGCTGAAACTCTGCGCTTTCGAGCAGATTTACTACATAAGTGCAGCTACGGCGGACGGCTTGGCGGAACTGAAAGCCGCGATTGGCGCAGCAATGCCCGAAAGCGACTGGCATTTCCCCGAAGACCAGGTTTCGGACGCGTCCGAACGCATGGCTGCGGCCGAAATCACCCGCGAGCAGCTGTACCTGCAACTGCATGACGAACTGCCTTATGCGAGCACAGTTGAAACCGAAAAATATTCGGAGCGTCCCGATGGCAGCGTCGAAATTTACCAACAAATCTTCGTCGAACGCGAAAGCCAGCGCGCAATTGTGCTCGGCAAGGGCGGTAGCCGGATCAAGGCGATCGGTGCCGCCGCGCGTAAGGAGATTTCAGACCTGATGGGCGTGCCCGTCCACCTCTACCTCCACATAAAAGTGAAGGCCGGGTGGGACGAAGATCGCTCGGTTTACCGCGACATGGGGCTGGATTGGGTGGAATAG
- the topA gene encoding type I DNA topoisomerase, translating into MKLVVVESPAKAKTIEKYLGSGYKVLASYGHVRDLPPKDGSVDPDNGFAMLWDNYPDKAKQLKAIADEAKKADGLILATDPDREGEAISWHVQEVLANKKALPKNVSRVTFNAITKQAVTDAMAHPRELDHDLIDAYRARRALDYLVGFTLSPVLWRKLPGAKSAGRVQSVALRLIVERDREIEAFRAQEYWSVTAKMEHKGQGFDARLVRYNGEKLDKMALGMEGSAEEARAAVEAGHFSVDSVETKPVTRNPQPPFTTSTLQQEAARKLGFSASHTMRIAQNLYEDGAITYMRTDGVQMDHSAISAARGAIANRYDAGYLPDKPRVYQTKAKNAQEAHEAIRPTDFGKDKVGSGDHAKLYDLIYKRALASQMASARMERTTVDLLDGTGQIGLRATGQVVKFPGFLALYEEGIDDKDDENGALLPAMDKGDVPAKKSVEKMQHFTQPPPRYSEASLVKRLEELGIGRPSTYASTIQVLKDRSYVRVEKNRFFAEESGRLLTAFLERFFERYVAYDFTAGLEDQLDEISAGDANWQRVLEAFWRDFKPKTAEVMEQKPSDITAELDKFLAPYLFPEREDGTDPRICPKCGTGKLALRGGRFGAFVACSNYPECKFTRKFAQPGGADGMTSDGPEVLGKHPETGEDISRKSGRFGPYVEMGEGKEAARASIPKDIPSDDFGLDWAVKLLSLPRTIGTHPESGEPVTASIGRYGPYLAHQGKYARLQSTAEVFETGMNAAVVKLAEAANGNGRSRNGGSREPLKTLGNHPRTEAEIKLMEGRYGNYVTDGTTNATLPKTIAPDQLTLEEAAQLIDERAAKGPAKGKAKKKAPAKKAPAKKAAPKKKAK; encoded by the coding sequence ATGAAGTTAGTCGTCGTCGAATCACCCGCAAAAGCCAAGACCATCGAGAAATATCTGGGGAGCGGATATAAGGTTCTCGCATCCTATGGCCATGTCCGCGACCTGCCGCCCAAGGACGGTTCGGTCGATCCCGATAACGGCTTTGCCATGCTGTGGGACAATTATCCGGACAAGGCCAAGCAACTGAAAGCAATCGCCGATGAGGCGAAGAAGGCGGACGGCCTGATCCTCGCAACTGACCCTGATCGCGAAGGCGAGGCGATTAGCTGGCATGTGCAGGAAGTGCTGGCGAATAAGAAAGCGCTTCCCAAAAATGTATCCCGGGTCACTTTCAACGCCATCACCAAGCAAGCAGTTACCGATGCGATGGCGCATCCGCGCGAGCTCGATCATGACCTGATCGATGCCTATCGTGCCAGGCGTGCGCTTGATTATCTGGTGGGTTTCACGCTGTCACCGGTGTTGTGGCGCAAGCTTCCCGGTGCGAAATCGGCTGGGCGCGTGCAATCGGTGGCACTGCGGCTGATTGTCGAACGTGATCGCGAAATCGAAGCGTTTCGCGCCCAAGAATATTGGTCGGTCACCGCCAAAATGGAACATAAGGGGCAGGGCTTCGACGCCCGCCTTGTGCGCTACAACGGCGAAAAGCTCGACAAAATGGCGCTCGGTATGGAGGGTAGCGCCGAGGAAGCTCGCGCCGCGGTCGAAGCCGGGCATTTCAGCGTCGACAGCGTCGAAACCAAACCGGTCACACGCAATCCGCAACCGCCCTTCACCACTTCAACCCTGCAACAGGAAGCCGCACGCAAGCTGGGCTTTTCGGCCAGCCACACGATGCGGATCGCGCAAAATCTCTACGAAGATGGCGCAATCACTTATATGCGTACCGATGGCGTGCAGATGGATCATAGCGCAATTTCTGCCGCACGTGGCGCGATCGCCAACCGCTATGATGCAGGCTATCTGCCCGACAAACCGCGGGTCTACCAGACCAAGGCAAAAAATGCGCAGGAAGCGCATGAAGCCATCCGTCCGACCGATTTTGGCAAGGACAAGGTGGGCTCTGGCGATCATGCCAAGCTCTATGACCTGATCTACAAACGCGCGCTCGCCAGCCAGATGGCGTCAGCTCGGATGGAGCGGACGACCGTCGATTTGCTCGACGGCACCGGCCAGATCGGGTTGCGTGCTACCGGTCAGGTCGTGAAATTCCCGGGATTCCTCGCACTTTACGAAGAAGGCATCGACGACAAGGACGATGAAAACGGCGCCTTGCTGCCGGCGATGGACAAGGGTGATGTGCCCGCTAAGAAATCGGTCGAGAAAATGCAGCATTTCACCCAGCCCCCTCCGCGTTATTCGGAGGCCAGCCTTGTCAAGCGGCTGGAAGAACTGGGGATCGGCCGTCCGTCAACCTATGCCTCGACGATTCAGGTACTGAAAGATCGGTCCTATGTACGTGTGGAAAAAAACCGTTTCTTTGCAGAGGAATCGGGGCGATTATTAACAGCATTTCTCGAACGTTTTTTCGAGCGCTACGTTGCATATGATTTCACGGCAGGTCTGGAAGATCAGCTCGACGAGATCAGCGCGGGCGATGCCAATTGGCAGCGCGTGCTCGAGGCCTTCTGGCGCGATTTCAAACCGAAAACTGCCGAAGTCATGGAGCAGAAGCCTTCGGACATAACGGCTGAGTTGGACAAGTTCCTGGCGCCCTATCTCTTCCCCGAGCGGGAAGATGGAACCGATCCGCGCATTTGCCCGAAATGCGGTACCGGGAAGCTTGCGCTACGCGGCGGGCGTTTCGGCGCCTTCGTTGCCTGTTCAAACTACCCCGAGTGCAAATTCACCCGCAAATTTGCCCAACCCGGCGGCGCCGACGGCATGACGTCAGATGGACCCGAAGTGCTTGGAAAACATCCGGAAACTGGCGAGGACATTAGCCGCAAGTCCGGACGTTTTGGCCCCTATGTCGAGATGGGCGAGGGCAAGGAAGCCGCGCGTGCATCCATCCCCAAGGATATTCCATCTGACGACTTCGGGCTCGATTGGGCCGTCAAACTGCTGTCGCTGCCGCGCACAATCGGCACGCACCCGGAAAGCGGCGAACCCGTGACGGCGAGCATTGGGCGCTATGGCCCCTATCTCGCGCATCAGGGCAAATATGCTCGTCTGCAGTCGACCGCCGAAGTTTTCGAAACCGGTATGAACGCCGCTGTCGTCAAACTGGCAGAGGCAGCCAATGGCAATGGCCGATCACGCAATGGCGGTTCTCGCGAACCTCTGAAAACATTGGGTAATCATCCGCGCACAGAGGCCGAGATCAAGCTGATGGAAGGCCGCTACGGCAATTATGTCACTGATGGCACAACAAATGCAACGCTCCCCAAGACAATTGCGCCCGACCAGCTAACGCTGGAGGAAGCCGCGCAGTTGATTGACGAACGTGCGGCCAAGGGGCCGGCGAAGGGCAAGGCGAAGAAGAAGGCGCCCGCAAAGAAAGCCCCTGCCAAAAAGGCTGCACCTAAAAAGAAAGCCAAGTAA
- the dprA gene encoding DNA-processing protein DprA, translating into MAVSDIDIFDRLRLIRSPNVGPISYRQLIARFGTASAALEALPDLAARVGGRKLTAAGPEAIHREIEYLARVGGHYLFINDADYPALLGELENAPPVLTYKGNIALATQINVAMVGARNASAAGCRMARNIAQELGQRDIVVTSGLARGIDAAAHQGALATGTIAVIAGGIDAVYPPEHTELQERVAAEGLLLAEMPPGTEPRARHFPYRNRIIAGLSAGTVVVEAIPKSGSLITARLAGEAGREVMAIPGSPLDPRSRGCNQLIREGATLVQDAGEIAELIAPLDQRVRSKPSAQPHFDFIAEAGDGERNAIFELLSPNFAAVDELVRLSGMPSAQVQMVLLELELAGRLERGAGARVRLTA; encoded by the coding sequence ATGGCGGTCAGCGATATCGACATATTTGACCGGTTGCGACTAATCCGTTCGCCCAATGTCGGGCCAATCAGTTATCGTCAGTTGATCGCGCGGTTCGGAACGGCAAGTGCGGCGCTTGAAGCACTGCCTGATCTCGCCGCTCGGGTAGGTGGTCGCAAGCTGACGGCAGCAGGGCCGGAAGCAATCCATCGAGAAATCGAATATCTGGCCCGGGTAGGCGGGCATTATTTGTTTATCAACGATGCCGATTATCCCGCATTGCTCGGCGAGTTGGAAAATGCACCGCCGGTTTTGACCTACAAAGGCAACATCGCGCTGGCCACCCAGATCAATGTCGCGATGGTCGGTGCACGTAACGCCTCGGCTGCGGGATGCCGTATGGCGCGCAATATCGCGCAAGAGTTGGGGCAGCGGGACATTGTCGTGACGTCGGGTTTGGCGCGTGGGATCGATGCAGCGGCGCATCAGGGGGCTCTCGCAACCGGGACCATCGCCGTTATCGCGGGTGGCATAGACGCCGTTTATCCGCCCGAACATACCGAGTTGCAGGAGCGGGTTGCTGCCGAAGGTCTGCTGCTTGCCGAAATGCCACCGGGCACCGAACCCAGAGCGCGCCACTTCCCTTACCGCAATCGTATCATCGCAGGACTGTCAGCAGGTACCGTCGTGGTCGAGGCTATTCCCAAATCCGGCTCGCTGATTACGGCTAGGCTGGCAGGTGAGGCGGGCAGGGAAGTGATGGCTATTCCCGGCTCACCACTCGATCCGCGTTCGCGCGGCTGCAACCAGCTTATCCGCGAAGGCGCGACGCTGGTTCAGGATGCGGGTGAAATCGCAGAGCTGATCGCACCGCTCGATCAGCGCGTGAGATCCAAGCCATCGGCACAGCCGCATTTCGATTTCATCGCAGAGGCTGGCGATGGCGAACGGAATGCCATTTTCGAATTGCTCAGCCCCAATTTTGCAGCCGTTGATGAACTGGTGCGCCTGTCCGGCATGCCATCGGCGCAGGTACAGATGGTGTTGCTCGAACTTGAACTGGCTGGCCGCCTCGAACGCGGGGCAGGGGCAAGGGTGCGCCTGACCGCCTGA
- the plsY gene encoding glycerol-3-phosphate 1-O-acyltransferase PlsY translates to MPTVWMEIGSAALLGYLLGSIPFGLLLARFGGAGDIREIGSGNIGATNVLRTGRKGLAALTLLLDLLKGVAAVLLARQLMPGSEVIAAVAAFFGHLYPIWLGFKGGKGVATYAGILFGLHWPLGLIYGAAWIGVLLASRISSLGGLVAAAVAPLAAAFLGLVEIVIPLIACSLIIFWKHRENIQRLMAGTEPRIGQK, encoded by the coding sequence ATGCCAACAGTCTGGATGGAAATCGGAAGTGCGGCCTTGCTGGGCTATTTGCTGGGGTCGATACCCTTCGGCTTGCTACTCGCCCGATTTGGCGGCGCGGGCGATATTCGCGAAATCGGCTCGGGCAATATCGGCGCGACCAATGTGTTGCGCACGGGACGCAAGGGGCTGGCGGCACTTACGCTGCTCCTTGATCTGCTGAAGGGTGTGGCGGCAGTTCTGCTAGCACGGCAATTGATGCCCGGAAGTGAAGTGATAGCTGCCGTCGCCGCCTTTTTCGGACATCTCTATCCGATTTGGCTGGGTTTCAAGGGCGGCAAGGGCGTGGCAACCTATGCCGGAATCCTCTTTGGTCTGCACTGGCCTTTAGGACTGATTTACGGCGCTGCGTGGATAGGCGTGTTGCTTGCTTCGAGAATTTCGTCCTTGGGCGGTCTTGTGGCCGCCGCAGTTGCGCCATTGGCCGCTGCGTTTCTGGGACTGGTCGAAATTGTCATCCCCCTTATCGCCTGCAGCCTGATTATTTTCTGGAAGCACCGGGAGAATATCCAGCGGTTAATGGCGGGGACGGAACCGCGCATAGGGCAGAAATAA
- the murI gene encoding glutamate racemase — MISPEAPILVFDSGIGGLSVLAKILKVLPQAPIVYSADYAGLPYGEKSEIEVATRVCAFLGRLSERYRPRLVVIACNTASTIALAHARAVLGVPIVGTVPAIKPAAEQTQSGVIGLLGTKATIRQAYVDKLEAEHAGGKTLLRHASPDLVAAAEAKLRGETPDPAIFAAAIAGLASQPQGDRIDEIILGCTHFPLVQEELAMASKVAGLDENLGFVDGSDGIARRVFYLTEGQPWPDSPAAGIFVSTGPVEQIEPYRSALERYNLTQIMSL; from the coding sequence ATGATTTCACCCGAAGCTCCGATACTGGTTTTTGATTCCGGCATAGGTGGGCTGTCGGTTCTGGCGAAAATCCTTAAAGTCCTGCCACAGGCACCAATCGTTTATTCCGCGGATTATGCTGGGCTGCCTTATGGTGAGAAAAGCGAGATAGAAGTGGCCACGCGTGTCTGCGCATTCCTTGGCCGTCTGTCGGAGCGGTATCGCCCCAGACTGGTTGTTATCGCCTGCAATACCGCTTCAACGATAGCATTGGCGCATGCCCGGGCCGTGTTAGGCGTGCCGATTGTCGGCACCGTCCCCGCGATTAAACCGGCTGCCGAACAGACACAAAGTGGTGTGATCGGCCTGCTCGGTACGAAGGCAACGATCCGGCAAGCCTATGTCGATAAGCTTGAGGCCGAACATGCCGGGGGAAAGACTTTGCTGCGCCATGCATCGCCGGATCTTGTCGCAGCCGCCGAAGCCAAGTTGCGCGGAGAAACACCTGATCCAGCGATTTTCGCAGCTGCCATTGCGGGGCTTGCCAGCCAGCCACAGGGTGACCGGATCGACGAAATCATTCTTGGCTGCACCCACTTTCCGCTGGTCCAGGAAGAGTTGGCCATGGCATCCAAAGTGGCTGGATTGGACGAAAATCTGGGCTTTGTCGACGGTTCGGACGGGATTGCGCGTAGGGTTTTTTATTTGACCGAAGGACAGCCTTGGCCGGATAGTCCGGCTGCAGGGATATTCGTCTCAACCGGGCCGGTCGAGCAGATCGAACCCTATCGTTCGGCGCTGGAACGGTACAATTTGACCCAGATCATGTCACTCTAA
- the hemA gene encoding 5-aminolevulinate synthase, whose amino-acid sequence MNYDEIFDKAIDRLHAEGRYRVFIDILRNKGKFPNARCFAGHNGPKPITVWCSNDYLCMGQHPKVIAAMEEALHDVGAGSGGTRNIGGNTHYHVELESELASLHGKGAALLFTSGYVSNEATLATLAKILPGCIIYSDELNHASMIAGIRNSGCEKRVWRHNDLAHLEELLANDDPALPKLIAFESVYSMDGDIAPIAAICDLADKYNAITYCDEVHAVGMYGEHGGGITERDEVADRVTIIEGTLGKAFGVMGGYIAADQKIVDVIRSYAPGFIFTTSLSPVLVAGVLASVKHLKQSGEERAAQQANAARLKELFAEAGLPVMQSVTHIVPLMVGDPVKAKKISDTLLAEYGAYVQPINFPTVPRGTERLRFTPGPQHDEEMMQDLTNALVEIWGRMELKVAQAA is encoded by the coding sequence ATGAACTACGACGAAATTTTCGACAAGGCTATCGATCGGCTCCACGCAGAGGGCCGCTACCGCGTGTTTATCGATATCCTGCGCAACAAGGGCAAATTCCCCAATGCGCGCTGCTTTGCGGGCCATAATGGGCCAAAGCCAATCACCGTCTGGTGCTCGAATGACTATCTGTGCATGGGTCAGCATCCCAAGGTGATTGCCGCCATGGAAGAGGCGCTGCACGATGTCGGCGCGGGTTCGGGCGGCACGCGCAATATTGGCGGCAATACGCATTACCATGTTGAACTGGAGTCTGAACTCGCCAGCCTGCATGGAAAGGGCGCGGCTCTACTCTTCACCTCGGGCTATGTCTCGAACGAAGCGACGCTCGCCACGCTCGCCAAGATTTTGCCGGGTTGCATCATCTATTCGGACGAGCTGAACCATGCCTCGATGATTGCAGGCATCCGCAATTCAGGCTGCGAAAAGCGCGTCTGGCGGCACAATGATCTGGCACATCTCGAAGAACTTCTCGCCAATGACGATCCGGCGCTGCCCAAGCTGATCGCGTTTGAAAGCGTCTATTCGATGGATGGCGATATCGCGCCGATCGCTGCAATCTGCGATCTGGCCGACAAATATAACGCTATCACCTATTGCGACGAAGTGCATGCAGTTGGCATGTATGGCGAGCATGGTGGTGGTATCACCGAACGTGATGAGGTTGCCGACCGGGTAACGATCATCGAAGGCACGCTGGGCAAGGCGTTCGGCGTGATGGGTGGCTATATCGCGGCCGACCAGAAGATTGTCGACGTCATCCGCAGCTATGCGCCGGGCTTCATCTTCACGACCTCGCTGTCACCGGTGCTGGTCGCGGGCGTGCTCGCTTCGGTGAAGCACCTCAAGCAGTCAGGTGAAGAACGGGCCGCGCAGCAAGCCAATGCCGCCCGCCTCAAGGAATTATTTGCAGAAGCCGGGCTACCGGTAATGCAGAGCGTGACGCATATTGTTCCGCTGATGGTGGGCGATCCGGTGAAGGCAAAAAAAATCAGCGACACTTTGCTCGCCGAATATGGCGCCTATGTGCAGCCGATCAACTTCCCCACCGTCCCTAGGGGCACGGAGCGGCTGCGCTTCACCCCCGGCCCGCAGCATGATGAAGAGATGATGCAGGATCTGACCAACGCACTGGTTGAGATCTGGGGTAGGATGGAATTGAAGGTCGCGCAGGCTGCTTGA
- a CDS encoding DUF1993 domain-containing protein, which translates to MNLADFTLTSFEQMLGTFDHLLAKAEADPRGETLLGEKLTDDMLPLATQVRFATQQVVNTLNRLTGTSLPTADTDHGSLAEARAHLSDMRELVRSTKPDAFVADDTVVSFDLPNGMAFEMSAAEYVRDWSLPQFYFHIMTAYAILRKARIPLGKADYVGYIARYAKRPD; encoded by the coding sequence ATGAACCTCGCCGACTTTACGCTGACTTCGTTCGAGCAGATGCTCGGCACCTTCGATCATTTACTTGCAAAGGCGGAAGCCGACCCCCGCGGCGAAACCTTGCTGGGTGAAAAATTGACCGACGACATGCTGCCGCTGGCGACTCAGGTGCGCTTTGCAACGCAGCAGGTGGTCAATACATTGAATCGATTGACGGGTACTTCGCTACCGACGGCTGACACGGATCATGGCAGCCTTGCGGAAGCTCGGGCCCATTTGTCAGACATGCGTGAACTCGTCCGCTCTACAAAGCCGGATGCTTTTGTTGCCGATGACACAGTGGTTTCTTTCGACCTCCCGAACGGAATGGCATTTGAAATGTCCGCAGCGGAATATGTCCGTGACTGGTCGCTGCCCCAATTTTATTTCCACATCATGACCGCCTATGCAATTCTGCGTAAAGCCCGAATTCCCTTGGGTAAGGCGGATTATGTCGGTTATATTGCGCGGTACGCCAAGCGGCCTGACTGA
- a CDS encoding class I SAM-dependent methyltransferase, which yields MATTLGNDHAGLMDNIYRGQRHIYDATRKYYLLGRDRLIDGLDVPHGGTVLEIGCGTGRNLIKIARHWPECRLYGLDISTEMLKSAHANIHHFAMEERIQVAQGDATGFDSYELFGRRRFDRIVCSYSLSMIPEWQAAVRWALTLLAPQGSLHIVDFGMQEDMPKAFRALLFRWLEIFHVAPRGDMAEYADALARTLQQDFRCETLYRDYSRIITIG from the coding sequence ATGGCAACGACATTAGGGAACGATCATGCAGGCCTGATGGACAATATCTATCGCGGGCAGCGTCATATCTATGACGCAACCCGCAAATATTATCTTTTGGGGCGTGACCGGCTGATCGATGGGCTGGATGTGCCGCATGGTGGAACAGTGCTTGAAATAGGCTGCGGAACCGGACGCAATTTGATCAAAATTGCTCGGCACTGGCCCGAATGCCGCCTTTATGGCCTCGATATCTCCACCGAGATGCTCAAATCGGCACACGCAAATATCCACCACTTCGCAATGGAGGAGCGCATCCAGGTGGCGCAAGGTGATGCTACCGGATTTGACTCCTACGAACTTTTTGGTCGCCGCCGTTTCGACCGCATCGTGTGCAGCTATTCACTTTCAATGATACCGGAATGGCAAGCGGCGGTACGCTGGGCGCTCACGCTGCTTGCACCGCAAGGAAGCTTACACATCGTTGATTTCGGTATGCAGGAGGATATGCCAAAGGCGTTCCGCGCCCTGCTTTTTCGCTGGCTGGAGATTTTCCATGTAGCGCCAAGGGGCGATATGGCGGAATATGCGGATGCGCTGGCGCGCACTTTGCAGCAGGATTTCAGATGTGAAACGCTGTACCGTGATTACAGCCGCATTATCACCATAGGTTAG
- a CDS encoding DUF3419 family protein — translation MSISRSAKIEAAVIRDAAPQKQKLLDRAFAFAFRGLVYAQIWEDPVVDMAALDIRPGSRVATIASGGCNVLSYLTTDPGEIVAVDLNTAHIALNRLKVAALQRLPDYAHFRRFFADADTPTNLRTYKAHIRDHLDDTSRRYWEGRDLIGRQRIGGFTKGLYRKGLLGSFIGLAHAVAKLHRVDPAILLQATSIEEQRRIFDKKFAPIFDRKFVRWLTDQPASLFGLGIPPAQFDVLAGDKRMADVLKERLQKLACGFDLEDNYFAWQAFGRGYGKQSNAPLPPYLQHCNYNQIKQRAGRIDIRHANFVEMLAQSEAESFDRYVLLDAQDWMDDVQLNHLWSEITRTARPGARVLFRTAAEPSLLPGRVSDPLLDLWEYRAEQSLDFTLRDRSAIYGGVHLYILKD, via the coding sequence ATGTCTATTTCGCGTAGCGCCAAGATCGAAGCAGCGGTTATCCGCGATGCCGCCCCGCAAAAGCAGAAGCTGCTCGACCGCGCCTTCGCCTTTGCCTTTCGTGGTTTGGTCTATGCGCAAATCTGGGAAGACCCGGTGGTCGATATGGCGGCGCTCGATATCCGGCCCGGAAGCCGTGTCGCGACAATTGCCAGTGGCGGATGCAACGTTCTTTCCTACCTGACCACTGACCCTGGTGAAATCGTAGCGGTCGATCTGAATACCGCGCATATCGCGCTCAACCGGCTCAAGGTTGCAGCCCTTCAGCGATTGCCGGATTATGCGCATTTCCGCCGCTTCTTTGCCGATGCCGATACGCCAACCAATTTGCGCACCTATAAGGCGCATATTCGCGATCATTTGGACGATACCAGCCGGCGCTATTGGGAAGGGCGGGACCTTATCGGCAGACAGCGTATAGGCGGCTTTACCAAAGGCCTCTATCGAAAGGGCCTGCTGGGTAGCTTTATTGGTCTCGCACATGCGGTCGCAAAGCTTCATCGTGTCGATCCGGCAATTCTCTTGCAGGCGACTTCCATTGAAGAACAGCGGCGGATATTCGACAAAAAATTTGCGCCGATTTTTGACCGAAAATTTGTCCGCTGGCTGACCGACCAGCCCGCATCGCTCTTCGGCCTCGGTATTCCGCCAGCCCAGTTTGATGTCCTGGCTGGTGACAAGCGGATGGCCGATGTCCTTAAGGAACGGCTGCAAAAATTGGCCTGCGGTTTCGATCTCGAGGACAATTATTTCGCTTGGCAGGCATTTGGCCGTGGTTATGGCAAACAGAGCAATGCGCCGCTGCCGCCCTATCTGCAGCACTGCAACTATAACCAAATAAAGCAGCGGGCAGGACGCATCGATATCCGTCACGCCAATTTTGTCGAGATGCTGGCGCAATCAGAGGCTGAAAGTTTTGATCGTTATGTCCTGCTCGACGCGCAGGACTGGATGGATGACGTCCAACTGAACCATCTATGGTCGGAAATAACCCGGACCGCTCGACCCGGAGCGCGCGTTTTGTTCCGGACGGCTGCCGAGCCGAGCCTCTTGCCTGGTCGTGTATCGGACCCGCTTCTCGATCTCTGGGAGTATCGCGCGGAGCAATCTCTGGACTTCACCCTAAGGGACCGTTCAGCAATTTACGGCGGTGTACATCTCTACATCCTCAAGGACTGA